The DNA window GCTCTCAGGAAAATCTCGGTGACACGCACCGTGTCTCATTGATGGTGGATTTCAACAGCAGTCTTTGGGTTCGATAAAACAAATCCGGAACTTATCCGAATCTTCTTCGTTAAGACTTGAATATTCGTCTCTGTTTGCATAGATTTATCATATTAATAATCAATTGGAATTTAATAATTCAGAGGATAATTATGAAAAATTATAGAACAGCTCTGGCAGTGCTAATGTCGGTTATGGTACTGTTTATCTCCTGCTCAAAAAGGGATTCAAACAACATGACTGAAAAGAAGTATTTCTTAGAAAAAGTCAGAAACGTTCTTGTAGTTCAGGCATACGCTGATGAATTTAAGGAATTAAGTCTGAAAGAAAAAATGCTCGCATGGCATCTATATCGCTCTTCAATCGCGGGCAGAAATATCTATTATGACCAAAACCACAAATACGGATTGAAGATCAGAAATATTCTTGAAGGAGTTATTGAAAATGGGGACGGTATTGATGAAAATCTGTATGCGAGCGTCTTGGAATACACTAAAATGTTCTGGATAAATAATGGACAGTATGATAATCTCACAGCAAAAAAGTTTGTTCCTAATTTCAACTATCTGGACTTTTCCAAAGCAGTGAATAGCGCAATGATCAATGGAGCTGATTTTGGTCTTGGTGAAAATGATAATATCGATGAGGTTTTAAGACACCTCAGACCGTATATTTTTGATAGTGATTTCGAATCGGTCAAAACGAATAAAAGCCCGCCGGAAGGGAAAGATATGCTTGAAGCCAGCGCTGTTAATTTCTATGATGGCGTTACTTTGGCTGACTTAGAAGGCTTCGAGGAAATTAATCCGCTGAACTCCAAAGTAGTAGTACAGGAAGGGAAATTAAAGGAGCTTGTTTACAGGGCAGGCGGTGATGGAATCGAACCCGGCTTATACGCAGAAGAACTCGGTTTGGCGGCGAAAGAACTTGAGGAGGCGGCTGAATACGCTGATCCGGGACAGGCAAATGTCTTGAGGCTTCTGGCTAAATATTTCCGCACAGGAGATCTTAAAGACTTCCAGACATATAACATCGCATGGGTGCAGGATAGTTCGTTCTTTGATATTATCAATGGATTTATCGAAGTATATGACGATCCGCGCGCGCAAAAGGGTTCTTATGAGGCGGTGCTTGAAATGATTGACACTGAAAATTCAAAGCTTATGAAACAATTTGCAAGCAACGCTTTGTATTTCGAAAATAAAGCTCCCTGGCCCGATGAATATAAAAGGAAGGAAATAAATCCACCGCTGGCTAATGTAATGACAATATTGGTGGAGACAGGAAACGCGGGACCGATTAGTCCCGGTGGAATTAACTTGCCTAACGAACAATTTATCAGACAGGAATACGGCTCAAAAAGTATATTGCTTGGGAATGTGGTCAAAGCCAGATTGGAAGCGGTGGCGGGTGAAGAAGTTGATGAATTTCTCTCTTCGGAAGTAGAAAAAGAGATATTAAAGAAATACAGCAATATTGAATACGACTTGAAAGTAGGCATGCATGAGGTAGTTGGACACGCTTCCGGGAAACAATCCGAATCGCTTGAGGGAGACCCTGCAGAGTATATAAAGGAGTATTACTCCACTCTTGAGGAAGCACGGGCTGACCTTGTGGCTCTTTGGAATTTCTTTGACGAAAAATTGGTGGAATTGGGTCTAACCCCATCAACGGAAGTTGGAAAGGCAGGCTACATTAAATACGCTATGAGCGCTCTTACGCAGCATCGAACTGTTCCGAATGGCGACCAGTACGAGGAAGACCATGACCGGGGAACACAGATGATAGTAGAGT is part of the Candidatus Neomarinimicrobiota bacterium genome and encodes:
- a CDS encoding peptidase M49 gives rise to the protein MKNYRTALAVLMSVMVLFISCSKRDSNNMTEKKYFLEKVRNVLVVQAYADEFKELSLKEKMLAWHLYRSSIAGRNIYYDQNHKYGLKIRNILEGVIENGDGIDENLYASVLEYTKMFWINNGQYDNLTAKKFVPNFNYLDFSKAVNSAMINGADFGLGENDNIDEVLRHLRPYIFDSDFESVKTNKSPPEGKDMLEASAVNFYDGVTLADLEGFEEINPLNSKVVVQEGKLKELVYRAGGDGIEPGLYAEELGLAAKELEEAAEYADPGQANVLRLLAKYFRTGDLKDFQTYNIAWVQDSSFFDIINGFIEVYDDPRAQKGSYEAVLEMIDTENSKLMKQFASNALYFENKAPWPDEYKRKEINPPLANVMTILVETGNAGPISPGGINLPNEQFIRQEYGSKSILLGNVVKARLEAVAGEEVDEFLSSEVEKEILKKYSNIEYDLKVGMHEVVGHASGKQSESLEGDPAEYIKEYYSTLEEARADLVALWNFFDEKLVELGLTPSTEVGKAGYIKYAMSALTQHRTVPNGDQYEEDHDRGTQMIVEYIKRNTSGIEVIKRDGKTYYKVVDFEEMRRGVGEILSKLMVIKATGDYEGAKALIEEYGLKFDTALRDEVLERSRAIGLTDYTAVVFPRLTPVYDADGNIEDISISYPKDLKTQMLDFKHFFDEEEEKDDDPVM